A DNA window from Methylobacterium sp. NMS14P contains the following coding sequences:
- a CDS encoding phosphoribosylaminoimidazolesuccinocarboxamide synthase, translating into MNTADLAPHAHQVLRDATLPELPRHYRGKVRDNYDLPDGRRILITSDRISAFDRALAAIPFKGQVLTQTARYWFEQTADLCPNHVIAYPDPNVVVGQRLEILPVEVVVRGYLAGTTSTSILTRYRAGERDMYGHHFPDGMRPNQQLPEAIITPTTKAFDGGHDEPLTEAEILERGLLTRAQWATVSEAALALFARGTALAAERGLILADTKYEFGTDPGGRIVLADEIHTPDSSRYWFAQSYPERFAAGSAPESFDKDFVRNWVVARCDPYKDPIPEIPAEVVLETAAVYIRAYETITGARFVLPDPAEEPLDRVRRNIAAYLAA; encoded by the coding sequence ATGAACACGGCAGATCTCGCCCCGCACGCGCATCAGGTCCTGCGCGACGCGACCCTGCCCGAGCTGCCCCGGCATTACCGCGGCAAGGTCCGGGACAATTACGACCTCCCCGACGGCCGGCGCATTCTCATCACCTCGGACCGGATCAGCGCCTTCGACAGGGCGCTCGCGGCGATCCCGTTCAAGGGCCAGGTCCTGACCCAGACCGCTCGCTACTGGTTCGAGCAGACCGCCGACCTCTGCCCGAACCACGTCATCGCCTATCCCGATCCCAACGTGGTGGTCGGCCAGCGCCTGGAGATCCTGCCCGTGGAGGTGGTGGTGCGCGGCTACCTCGCGGGCACCACCTCGACCTCGATCCTGACGCGTTACCGCGCGGGCGAGCGGGACATGTACGGCCACCACTTCCCGGACGGGATGCGGCCGAACCAGCAACTGCCGGAGGCGATCATCACGCCGACCACCAAGGCGTTCGACGGCGGCCACGACGAGCCGCTCACCGAGGCGGAGATCCTCGAGCGCGGATTGCTGACGCGCGCGCAGTGGGCGACCGTGTCCGAGGCGGCCCTGGCGCTGTTCGCCCGCGGGACGGCTCTGGCGGCGGAGCGCGGCCTGATCCTGGCGGACACGAAGTACGAGTTCGGCACGGACCCCGGGGGCCGGATCGTCCTCGCCGACGAGATCCACACGCCCGACAGCAGCCGGTACTGGTTCGCGCAGAGCTATCCCGAGCGCTTCGCCGCGGGTTCGGCCCCGGAGAGCTTCGACAAGGACTTCGTGCGCAACTGGGTCGTCGCCCGCTGCGACCCCTACAAGGACCCGATCCCCGAGATCCCCGCCGAGGTCGTCCTGGAGACCGCCGCGGTCTACATCCGCGCCTACGAGACGATCACCGGCGCGCGCTTCGTCCTGCCGGACCCGGCGGAGGAGCCCCTGGACCGCGTCCGGCGCAACATCGCCGCCTACCTCGCGGCCTAG
- a CDS encoding Crp/Fnr family transcriptional regulator — translation MYETPQPSGRDPFLRRIETVALFRLTDAERAALVALPLQVAQFEANQDIIREGDRPSRSFTLLSGIACTYKSTRAGKRQVMSYHVPGDVPDFQSLFLEVLDINIATVSACRLGFVQHDAVRAMLRAHPRLNEVFWRATLIDAALVREWMLNTGRREAYARMAHLFCELMTRLDAVGLAPDRTCDLPMTQPELADALGITSVHVNRTIRDLKSAGLITLRGRRLTVHDWAGLQAAAEFDPTYLHLRDVETR, via the coding sequence ATGTACGAGACACCCCAACCGTCGGGCAGAGACCCCTTCCTGCGCCGGATCGAGACCGTGGCCCTGTTCCGGCTCACGGACGCGGAGCGCGCCGCGCTCGTCGCGCTCCCCCTGCAGGTCGCTCAATTCGAAGCCAACCAGGACATCATCCGGGAGGGCGACCGGCCGTCCCGAAGCTTCACGCTGCTCAGCGGGATCGCCTGCACGTACAAGTCGACCCGCGCGGGCAAGCGGCAGGTGATGAGCTACCACGTCCCGGGAGACGTGCCGGACTTCCAGAGCCTGTTCCTGGAGGTGCTCGACATCAACATCGCGACGGTGAGCGCCTGCCGCCTCGGCTTCGTCCAGCACGACGCGGTCCGGGCGATGCTGCGGGCGCACCCGCGCCTCAACGAGGTGTTCTGGCGCGCGACGCTGATCGACGCCGCCCTGGTCCGCGAGTGGATGCTCAACACCGGGCGCCGGGAGGCGTATGCCCGGATGGCCCACCTGTTCTGCGAGCTGATGACCCGCCTCGACGCCGTCGGTCTGGCCCCCGACCGGACCTGCGACCTGCCGATGACGCAGCCCGAACTCGCGGACGCCCTCGGGATCACGTCGGTCCACGTCAACCGGACGATTCGCGATCTCAAATCCGCCGGTCTGATCACGCTGCGGGGGCGCCGCCTCACCGTCCACGACTGGGCCGGGCTGCAGGCAGCGGCCGAATTCGATCCGACCTACCTGCACCTGCGCGACGTGGAGACGCGCTGA
- a CDS encoding DNA gyrase inhibitor YacG, with protein sequence MKRERQPPPCPICRQPSTPDFRPFCSQRCADVDLGRWLNERYAIPEEPDPDAPPPPPDPEG encoded by the coding sequence ATGAAGCGCGAACGCCAGCCGCCGCCCTGTCCGATCTGCCGGCAACCGTCCACGCCGGACTTCCGGCCGTTCTGCTCCCAGCGCTGCGCCGACGTCGATCTCGGACGCTGGCTCAACGAGCGCTACGCGATCCCCGAGGAACCCGATCCCGACGCGCCGCCGCCCCCGCCGGATCCGGAGGGCTGA
- a CDS encoding Maf-like protein, with protein sequence MDAKPEAIGGTQGPTARLVLASASPRRLALLQQIGIEPAALLPAEIDETPRKAEPPRELARRLARTKLATAEAALHLEDTTTPTWLLSADTVVAVGRRVLPKAEIPDEAADCLRLLSGRQHRVYTAVCVLSPRGRRERIVESRVRFKRLSGRDIQGYVASGEWRGKAGGYAIQGLAGAFVVKLVGSYSGVVGLPLYETLSLLDGEGYPVRAGWGALA encoded by the coding sequence ATGGACGCCAAACCTGAAGCGATCGGCGGGACGCAGGGGCCGACGGCGCGACTCGTGCTCGCCTCCGCTTCGCCCCGCCGTCTCGCGTTGCTCCAGCAGATCGGGATCGAGCCGGCGGCGCTCCTGCCGGCCGAGATCGACGAGACGCCGCGCAAGGCCGAGCCGCCGCGCGAGCTGGCGCGGCGCCTCGCGCGGACGAAGCTCGCCACCGCCGAGGCGGCGCTCCACCTGGAGGACACCACGACCCCCACCTGGCTCCTGTCGGCCGACACGGTGGTGGCGGTCGGGCGGCGCGTTCTGCCGAAGGCCGAGATTCCCGACGAGGCCGCGGATTGCCTGCGCCTGCTCTCGGGGCGGCAGCACCGGGTCTACACGGCGGTCTGCGTCCTCTCGCCCCGCGGGCGCCGCGAGCGGATCGTCGAGAGCCGTGTCCGGTTCAAGCGCCTCTCGGGTCGCGACATCCAGGGCTACGTCGCCTCGGGCGAGTGGCGCGGCAAAGCCGGCGGCTACGCGATCCAGGGATTGGCGGGGGCCTTCGTGGTGAAGCTGGTCGGGTCTTACAGCGGCGTGGTCGGCCTGCCGCTCTACGAGACCCTCAGCCTGCTCGACGGGGAGGGCTACCCCGTCCGGGCCGGGTGGGGCGCCCTCGCATGA
- a CDS encoding polyhydroxyalkanoate depolymerase, with translation MLYDAFDLQTDMAAQTRAWGRLLNDIWSPWVGWGEPATWMSAGARMMMRAGLTFARPPYGIESVNVGNRSVPVSEEAVEVTPFATLLHFKKDIHTEQPKVLMVAPMSGHFATLLRATVRTMLPDHDVYITDWHNARDVPLADGAFGFDDYVSHLIRFLQTMGEGAHMVAVCQPAVQALVAAAAMAQAKDPTAPRSMTLMAGPVDCRINPTGVNELATSKPIEWFEKNLIATVPARHKGAGRKVYPGFVQVSAFMAMNAKRHIQGHADLFWHMANGEHDKAEAIETFYDEYFAVLDLAADFYLETVKTVFQDHALARNAVSYRGEPIDLRAIRRTALMTVEGERDDICAVGQTMAAHDLCSDLAPYMRTHHLQAGVGHYGVFAGRRWETQIYPQVRNFIQAHN, from the coding sequence ATGCTGTACGACGCGTTCGACCTGCAGACCGACATGGCCGCCCAGACCCGGGCATGGGGCCGGCTGCTGAACGACATCTGGTCGCCCTGGGTCGGGTGGGGCGAGCCGGCGACCTGGATGTCCGCCGGCGCCCGGATGATGATGCGCGCCGGCCTGACCTTCGCGCGGCCGCCCTACGGCATCGAGTCGGTGAACGTCGGGAACCGGAGCGTCCCTGTCTCCGAGGAGGCGGTCGAGGTCACACCCTTCGCGACGCTGCTCCACTTCAAGAAGGACATCCACACCGAGCAGCCCAAGGTGCTGATGGTGGCGCCGATGTCGGGCCACTTCGCCACGCTGCTCCGCGCCACCGTGCGCACGATGCTGCCCGACCACGATGTCTACATCACCGACTGGCACAATGCCCGGGACGTGCCGCTGGCCGACGGGGCGTTCGGCTTCGACGACTACGTGAGCCACCTCATCCGGTTCCTGCAGACCATGGGCGAAGGCGCCCACATGGTGGCGGTGTGCCAGCCCGCCGTGCAGGCCCTCGTGGCCGCCGCCGCGATGGCGCAGGCGAAGGATCCGACCGCCCCGCGCAGCATGACCCTGATGGCCGGTCCGGTGGATTGCCGGATCAACCCGACGGGCGTGAACGAGCTCGCGACCTCCAAGCCGATCGAGTGGTTCGAGAAGAACCTGATCGCGACGGTGCCGGCGCGCCACAAGGGCGCCGGCCGCAAGGTCTACCCGGGCTTCGTGCAGGTCTCGGCCTTCATGGCGATGAACGCCAAGCGCCACATCCAGGGCCACGCCGACCTTTTCTGGCACATGGCCAACGGCGAGCACGACAAGGCCGAGGCGATCGAGACCTTCTACGACGAGTACTTCGCCGTGCTCGACCTCGCGGCCGATTTCTACCTGGAGACGGTCAAGACCGTGTTCCAGGACCACGCCCTGGCCCGGAACGCGGTGTCGTATCGGGGCGAGCCGATCGACCTGCGCGCGATCCGCCGCACGGCGCTGATGACGGTCGAGGGCGAGCGGGACGACATCTGCGCGGTCGGGCAGACCATGGCGGCCCACGACCTGTGCTCGGACCTCGCCCCGTACATGCGGACCCACCACCTCCAGGCCGGCGTCGGCCATTACGGCGTCTTCGCCGGGCGACGCTGGGAGACGCAGATCTACCCGCAGGTGCGCAACTTCATCCAGGCGCACAACTGA